In Desulfotignum phosphitoxidans DSM 13687, a single window of DNA contains:
- a CDS encoding ABC transporter ATP-binding protein, producing MTTNHTPLLRVQNVFKHFDISGGFLDQLRFKGGIHLEKTTVKAVNNVSLFVNKGETLSVVGESGCGKSTLARVILGLYRPNAGKIFYGGQRIDTLSHEQWLPFRRKMQMIFQDPYASLNPRKTVRQTLEEPLRFHNPKMTSEEARDKVAYVMEQVGVDPAWIARHPHEFSGGQRQRISIARGLILDPDFIVADEPVSALDVSIQAQILNLLMDLREKHDLTYLFITHDLSVVHHISSRVAVLYLGTVCELASANDLFNEPRHPYTRALLSAIPKVGEKKAKHIKLKGEVPTPVNLPSGCVFHNRCVFARDRCKKEFPRLNELPNGSFVSCHGVEEGWDMG from the coding sequence ATGACGACGAATCATACCCCTTTATTGCGCGTCCAGAACGTGTTCAAGCATTTTGATATTTCCGGCGGATTTCTGGACCAACTGCGTTTCAAAGGCGGCATTCATCTGGAAAAAACCACTGTCAAGGCTGTGAATAACGTCTCTTTGTTTGTCAACAAAGGAGAAACCCTGAGCGTGGTGGGGGAAAGCGGGTGCGGAAAATCCACCCTGGCACGGGTCATCCTGGGGCTGTACCGGCCCAATGCCGGCAAGATTTTTTATGGCGGCCAGCGCATCGATACCCTTTCCCATGAGCAGTGGCTTCCCTTTCGCAGAAAAATGCAGATGATTTTCCAGGACCCCTATGCGTCATTGAATCCCAGAAAAACCGTGCGACAGACCCTGGAAGAACCCTTGCGGTTCCACAACCCGAAAATGACATCCGAAGAAGCCAGGGACAAGGTGGCCTATGTCATGGAACAGGTGGGGGTGGATCCTGCCTGGATCGCCCGGCACCCCCATGAATTTTCCGGGGGGCAGCGCCAGCGCATCTCCATTGCCAGGGGGCTGATACTGGATCCTGATTTTATCGTGGCAGACGAGCCGGTGTCTGCCCTGGATGTCTCCATCCAGGCCCAGATTCTGAACCTGCTCATGGATTTGCGGGAAAAACATGACCTGACCTATCTGTTTATCACCCATGACCTGTCTGTGGTGCACCACATCAGTTCCCGGGTGGCAGTCCTGTATCTGGGTACTGTATGTGAACTGGCCTCGGCCAATGATCTTTTCAACGAACCCCGGCATCCTTATACCAGAGCCCTTTTGTCTGCCATCCCAAAGGTGGGGGAAAAAAAGGCCAAGCACATCAAACTCAAGGGCGAGGTGCCCACACCGGTGAATCTGCCGTCAGGGTGCGTGTTTCATAACCGGTGTGTCTTTGCCCGGGACCGGTGCAAAAAAGAATTTCCCCGCCTCAATGAACTGCCCAACGGCAGTTTTGTGTCCTGCCACGGAGTGGAAGAAGGGTGGGATATGGGTTGA
- a CDS encoding ABC transporter ATP-binding protein produces MSSLLEVRDLEVKFALRSGDITAIDGVSFQLDPGERMGLVGESGAGKSVTGFAIINLISKPGYISRGSIHFEGKEISAYPPEKMRKIRGNRISMIFQDPMMTLNPVYTIGFQMIETLRAHRDISKSEARAIALEKLKLVQMPSPEKRLAQYPHELSGGMRQRIIIAISLLADPAIIIADEPTTALDVTIQAEIMDLLQELCEKEKMGLILITHDLGVVSQVTEKIAVMYAGKIIEYGPTDTVVHHPVHPYTIGLIGSIPGSIEPGKDLKQIPGMMPTLTNIPPGCAFNPRCELAADICTRQTPVLEEKQNGIMAACHMK; encoded by the coding sequence ATGTCTTCTCTTTTAGAAGTCCGGGACCTTGAAGTGAAATTTGCCCTCAGGTCCGGAGATATTACGGCAATCGACGGTGTCAGCTTTCAACTGGATCCCGGAGAACGCATGGGTCTGGTGGGGGAAAGCGGGGCCGGCAAATCGGTTACGGGTTTTGCCATCATCAACCTGATTTCCAAGCCCGGGTATATTTCCAGGGGCAGCATTCATTTTGAGGGAAAAGAGATATCTGCCTATCCCCCGGAAAAAATGCGCAAAATCAGAGGCAACCGGATTTCCATGATTTTTCAGGACCCCATGATGACGCTGAATCCGGTGTACACCATCGGGTTTCAGATGATCGAAACCCTGAGGGCCCACAGGGATATATCCAAATCCGAAGCCCGGGCCATTGCCCTGGAAAAATTGAAGCTGGTCCAGATGCCGTCTCCTGAAAAGCGGCTGGCCCAGTACCCCCACGAATTGTCCGGGGGCATGCGTCAGCGGATCATCATTGCCATCTCCCTTTTGGCGGATCCGGCCATCATCATTGCGGACGAGCCCACAACCGCTTTGGATGTCACCATCCAGGCCGAGATCATGGACCTGCTTCAGGAACTGTGTGAAAAAGAAAAAATGGGGCTGATCCTCATCACCCATGACTTAGGGGTGGTGTCCCAGGTGACCGAAAAAATTGCGGTGATGTATGCAGGCAAGATCATTGAATACGGCCCGACGGATACCGTGGTGCATCATCCGGTGCATCCCTATACCATCGGACTTATCGGGTCCATTCCCGGCTCCATTGAACCGGGTAAAGACCTCAAGCAGATTCCGGGCATGATGCCCACCCTTACCAATATTCCGCCCGGGTGTGCATTCAACCCCAGGTGCGAACTTGCGGCAGATATCTGTACCCGGCAGACCCCGGTGCTGGAAGAAAAACAAAACGGTATTATGGCAGCCTGTCATATGAAATAA
- a CDS encoding ABC transporter permease, with protein sequence MKTKLQQFKESYFLYSFRRDMVAMASFVVLVFFLLIAFAAPWISPMNPYDSANIDIMNSEIPPMWMDGGSKEFPLGTDNQGRDMLSTMFYGLRTSIIIGLGAVAIQASIGIVLGLMAGYLGGKTDAVLMRLADIQFSFPYLMVAIFMSAIFQVVFGAGSFEQLAIPLLTIIIGLSNWPMFARTIRASVMGEKNKEYVEAARVIGLPQRIIMFRHILPNALTSVMVISTIQVANAVMSEAALSFLGLGMPVTKPSLGSLIRSGQEYFFSGSWWITVLPGLWLVLFILVINLLGDWLRDVLNPKLYKG encoded by the coding sequence ATGAAAACAAAATTACAGCAGTTTAAAGAATCCTATTTTTTATACAGTTTCCGGCGGGACATGGTGGCCATGGCAAGCTTTGTGGTCCTGGTGTTTTTTTTGCTTATCGCGTTTGCCGCTCCCTGGATTTCTCCCATGAACCCATATGATTCCGCCAATATTGACATCATGAATTCGGAAATCCCCCCCATGTGGATGGACGGCGGATCAAAAGAATTTCCCCTGGGCACCGACAATCAGGGCCGGGACATGCTGTCCACCATGTTCTACGGGCTGCGCACCTCCATTATCATAGGACTTGGGGCTGTGGCTATCCAGGCGAGCATCGGCATTGTCTTAGGGCTTATGGCAGGGTATCTGGGAGGGAAAACCGATGCCGTTCTCATGCGCCTGGCAGATATCCAGTTTTCTTTTCCCTATCTCATGGTGGCCATCTTCATGAGCGCCATCTTTCAGGTGGTGTTTGGTGCCGGCAGTTTTGAACAGCTTGCCATACCGCTGTTGACCATCATCATTGGTCTGTCCAACTGGCCCATGTTCGCCAGGACCATCCGGGCCTCGGTCATGGGGGAAAAAAACAAGGAATATGTGGAGGCGGCACGGGTGATCGGCCTGCCCCAGAGGATCATCATGTTCCGGCATATTCTGCCCAATGCCCTGACATCGGTGATGGTCATTTCCACCATCCAGGTGGCCAATGCGGTCATGAGTGAGGCGGCCCTGTCGTTTCTGGGACTGGGTATGCCCGTGACAAAACCGTCTTTGGGGTCTCTTATCCGGTCCGGACAGGAATACTTTTTTTCCGGGTCCTGGTGGATTACGGTGCTGCCGGGGCTGTGGCTGGTGCTCTTTATCCTGGTCATCAACCTGCTGGGTGACTGGCTCCGGGATGTGCTTAACCCGAAATTATACAAAGGATAA
- a CDS encoding ABC transporter permease has product MIAFIIRRILQAVVVMLVISLVVFAIKKEFGDPVRDLVGERVTPEERQQIADKMGLNDPFLIQYGRFVKNAVTQGDLGRSFLYNKPNLEVIVNHAPATIELVLGTALIIIVLSLPLGVYCALKPRSWLSRFTMSFSTLGVSMPVFLTAILLIYLFAVHWRILPSYGRGETVDLFGNGIWMTGLLTIDGLKHLILPCISLSTLMLPLFIRLIRSEMMEVLETEYIKYAWAKGLSPKRVWLVHAFKNTLLPVITVFGVQIGIMFAFTLLTELVFQWPGMGFMFLEAVNRADLSLLIAYLVVVAALFVVVNTVVDILYGFINPTVRIAGTK; this is encoded by the coding sequence ATGATTGCATTTATCATACGCAGAATTCTCCAGGCAGTGGTGGTCATGCTGGTTATCAGCCTGGTGGTATTTGCCATAAAAAAAGAGTTTGGTGATCCGGTCCGGGACCTGGTGGGAGAGCGGGTCACCCCGGAAGAGCGGCAACAGATCGCCGATAAAATGGGGCTTAATGATCCGTTCCTGATCCAGTACGGCCGGTTTGTCAAAAATGCCGTGACCCAAGGGGATCTGGGGCGGTCCTTTTTATACAACAAACCCAATCTTGAGGTGATTGTGAACCATGCGCCGGCCACCATCGAGCTGGTGCTGGGGACTGCGCTGATTATCATTGTCCTGTCTTTACCCCTGGGGGTTTACTGTGCCTTGAAGCCAAGAAGCTGGTTGTCCCGGTTTACCATGAGCTTTTCCACGTTAGGGGTGTCCATGCCCGTGTTTTTGACCGCCATCCTGCTGATCTATCTGTTTGCGGTGCACTGGCGGATCCTGCCCTCCTACGGCCGGGGGGAAACCGTGGATCTTTTCGGCAACGGTATATGGATGACCGGGCTTTTAACCATTGACGGGCTCAAACATCTGATTCTTCCCTGTATCTCTTTGTCCACGCTCATGCTGCCCCTGTTTATCCGCCTGATCCGCTCTGAGATGATGGAGGTGCTGGAAACCGAATATATCAAATATGCCTGGGCCAAAGGGCTGTCGCCCAAACGGGTCTGGCTGGTGCATGCATTCAAGAACACCCTGCTGCCGGTCATCACGGTGTTCGGGGTCCAGATCGGAATCATGTTTGCCTTTACCCTGCTTACGGAACTGGTATTCCAGTGGCCGGGCATGGGATTCATGTTCTTAGAGGCGGTGAACCGGGCGGATCTCTCATTGCTCATTGCCTATCTGGTGGTGGTGGCGGCCTTGTTTGTGGTGGTCAATACGGTTGTGGATATTCTTTATGGCTTTATCAATCCCACTGTCAGGATAGCAGGAACCAAATGA
- a CDS encoding ABC transporter substrate-binding protein, translating into MKKLLLTVLSVFMVMSLTMSAGAKTFKMGLDADPVSLDPQVQLSGGMLQLSHWVFDPLVRWTQEMDFEPRLATSWERLDDLTMRFHLRKGVKFHSGNDFTAKDVKWSFDRMRKSVDFKGLLEPFEGCYIVDDYTVDVKTKKAYPLVLNMATYFFAMDSEFYTGTDENGQPKDAILKIGESFALNNASGTGPFIVTNRQHNVILEMKRFEDYWDTNSPGNVTEFILSPIKENATRVAALLSGGVDWISPVPPQDFARIQSDDKVKLVNINGGRIITFQMNPNRVEAFKDVRVRQAIVHAVNNEGIVKQIMKGTATVAAQQGPKGYLGYKENLTPRYDLEKAKALMKDAGYENGFEISMMAPNNRYVNDAKIAEATAQMLGKIGIKVNLKTMPKAQYWNEYDDRAADMMMIGWHSDTEDSGNFSEFLTMCPNAETGYGQYNSGYCNPKVDELTIAAQSETDVEKRTAMLQEIEQILYDDAAFVPFHWQNHSYGVKKNVQAQPVINAQNFPYIGDLVIE; encoded by the coding sequence ATGAAAAAATTGTTACTGACTGTGTTAAGTGTTTTTATGGTCATGTCTTTGACGATGTCTGCCGGTGCAAAGACGTTTAAGATGGGTCTGGATGCCGACCCCGTATCCCTGGATCCCCAGGTACAGTTGTCAGGCGGCATGCTCCAGCTGTCCCACTGGGTGTTTGATCCTCTGGTGCGCTGGACCCAGGAAATGGATTTCGAACCCCGCCTGGCCACCAGCTGGGAACGGCTGGATGACCTGACCATGCGGTTTCATCTCAGAAAGGGTGTCAAGTTCCACAGCGGCAACGACTTTACCGCCAAAGATGTGAAATGGTCTTTTGACCGCATGCGCAAAAGCGTGGACTTCAAAGGCCTGCTGGAACCCTTTGAGGGATGTTACATCGTGGATGATTACACCGTGGACGTTAAAACCAAAAAAGCGTATCCTTTGGTGCTCAATATGGCCACCTATTTCTTTGCCATGGATTCCGAATTTTACACCGGCACCGATGAAAACGGCCAGCCCAAGGATGCCATTCTCAAAATCGGTGAATCGTTTGCATTGAACAACGCTTCGGGTACAGGCCCCTTTATTGTCACCAACCGCCAGCACAACGTAATCCTGGAAATGAAACGGTTTGAAGACTACTGGGACACAAACAGCCCGGGCAATGTCACTGAATTCATCCTGAGCCCCATCAAGGAAAACGCCACCCGGGTGGCAGCTCTTTTATCCGGCGGGGTGGACTGGATCTCTCCGGTGCCCCCCCAGGACTTTGCCAGAATCCAGTCCGATGACAAGGTCAAACTGGTGAACATTAACGGCGGCCGGATCATCACCTTCCAGATGAACCCCAACCGGGTGGAGGCATTCAAGGATGTCAGAGTCCGCCAGGCCATTGTCCATGCCGTGAACAACGAAGGCATCGTCAAACAGATCATGAAAGGCACGGCCACGGTGGCGGCCCAGCAGGGTCCCAAAGGCTATCTCGGCTACAAGGAAAATCTGACCCCCCGCTATGACCTTGAAAAAGCCAAGGCCCTCATGAAAGACGCCGGATATGAAAACGGGTTTGAAATTTCCATGATGGCCCCCAACAACCGGTATGTCAATGATGCCAAGATTGCTGAAGCCACAGCCCAGATGCTGGGAAAAATCGGCATCAAGGTGAACCTGAAAACCATGCCCAAGGCCCAGTACTGGAATGAATATGATGATAGAGCCGCCGACATGATGATGATCGGATGGCATTCTGACACCGAAGACTCCGGAAACTTTTCCGAATTTCTGACCATGTGTCCCAATGCGGAAACCGGCTACGGCCAGTATAACAGCGGATACTGCAATCCCAAAGTGGATGAGCTGACCATCGCAGCCCAGTCGGAAACCGATGTGGAAAAACGGACCGCCATGCTCCAGGAAATCGAGCAGATTCTGTATGATGATGCCGCGTTTGTGCCGTTTCACTGGCAGAACCATTCCTATGGCGTCAAAAAGAACGTGCAGGCGCAACCGGTCATCAATGCCCAGAATTTTCCGTATATCGGAGACCTGGTCATCGAATAG
- a CDS encoding acyl-CoA dehydrogenase yields the protein MTQVISDRRDIEFVMHEQLNAESLSKLYDGFADFNKKTIDLVISEARNFAVKELLPASKEGDQEGCQLENGQVTTPAAFKRLFELFNDGEWLAVTEDPEWGGQGMPRTVASAVAEYFNGANYPFMMYPGLTQGAGHLVEHFGTQEQKELYLKNMYTGKWCGTMLLTEPNAGSDVGALTTKATPNGDGTYSIVGEKIFISGGEHDLAENIIHPVLARIEGAPDGTKGISLFLVPKIRVNADGSLGEFNDVVCTGIEHKMGIHGNSTCSLALGSKGNCIGTLLGEENKGMKAMFLMMNAARLLVGYQGFACATAAYMYALDYAKTRIQGKALTEILNPNAQGVPIIQHPDVRRQLMLMKVNVEGMRSLLYFVHFCSDMAKYAPTDEEKAKYQGFVEILTPIAKGYVTDRAFEMCSQGMQVYGGYGFIEEYPMAQLLRDCRITLIYEGTNGIQAMDLLGRKLGLNKGKPIMDLFGEMQKTLAQAKEIETIQGYAVKVEEAVNKLAEVAIHMGQTAMSDKVLAAFANAHPFQDAAGDTVMAWMLLWRATIAARKLETAKKKDQPFYQGIIKSLQFFTETMLPVTLGRFAALMNTSSAAVDIEETMFPS from the coding sequence ATGACACAGGTTATTTCAGACCGGCGGGACATCGAATTTGTCATGCATGAGCAGCTCAACGCAGAATCGTTGTCCAAACTTTATGACGGATTTGCGGATTTCAACAAAAAAACCATTGATCTGGTGATTTCAGAAGCCAGGAATTTTGCAGTCAAGGAACTGCTGCCGGCCAGCAAGGAAGGAGACCAGGAGGGATGCCAGCTGGAAAACGGCCAAGTGACCACGCCGGCGGCGTTCAAGCGGCTGTTTGAACTGTTCAACGACGGAGAATGGCTGGCGGTCACCGAAGACCCGGAATGGGGCGGACAGGGCATGCCCAGAACCGTGGCATCGGCAGTGGCGGAATATTTCAACGGCGCCAATTATCCGTTCATGATGTATCCCGGCCTGACCCAGGGTGCCGGTCACCTGGTGGAACATTTCGGCACCCAGGAACAAAAAGAGTTGTATCTGAAAAATATGTACACCGGCAAATGGTGCGGCACCATGCTGCTCACCGAACCCAATGCCGGATCAGATGTCGGTGCTTTAACCACCAAAGCCACGCCCAACGGAGACGGGACTTACTCCATTGTGGGAGAAAAGATCTTTATTTCCGGCGGCGAGCATGATCTGGCGGAAAACATCATTCACCCGGTCCTGGCCCGCATCGAAGGTGCCCCGGACGGCACCAAAGGCATCTCATTGTTCCTGGTGCCCAAAATCCGGGTCAATGCCGACGGATCCTTAGGGGAATTCAATGATGTGGTGTGCACCGGCATCGAACACAAGATGGGTATCCACGGCAATTCCACGTGTTCTCTGGCTCTGGGTTCCAAAGGCAACTGCATCGGCACGCTTTTGGGAGAAGAAAACAAGGGCATGAAAGCCATGTTCCTGATGATGAATGCAGCCCGTCTCCTGGTGGGGTATCAGGGATTTGCCTGTGCCACGGCCGCCTATATGTATGCCCTGGATTATGCCAAAACCCGGATCCAGGGCAAGGCATTGACTGAAATCCTGAACCCGAATGCCCAGGGCGTGCCCATTATCCAGCATCCGGATGTGCGTCGTCAGCTCATGCTGATGAAAGTGAATGTGGAAGGGATGCGGTCTTTACTCTATTTTGTGCATTTTTGCTCAGACATGGCCAAATATGCACCCACAGACGAGGAAAAAGCCAAATACCAGGGGTTTGTGGAAATTCTGACCCCCATTGCCAAAGGGTATGTCACGGACCGGGCCTTTGAGATGTGTTCCCAGGGCATGCAGGTATACGGCGGATACGGGTTCATCGAGGAATACCCCATGGCCCAGCTGCTCCGCGACTGCCGCATCACCCTGATCTACGAAGGTACCAACGGGATTCAGGCCATGGATCTTCTGGGCAGAAAACTGGGCTTAAACAAGGGCAAGCCCATCATGGACCTGTTCGGAGAAATGCAGAAAACCCTGGCCCAGGCCAAGGAGATCGAAACCATCCAGGGATATGCCGTCAAAGTGGAGGAAGCGGTCAACAAACTGGCGGAAGTGGCCATTCACATGGGTCAGACCGCCATGTCCGACAAAGTGCTGGCTGCATTTGCCAATGCCCATCCGTTCCAGGATGCGGCCGGAGACACGGTCATGGCCTGGATGCTGCTGTGGCGGGCCACCATTGCAGCCCGGAAACTGGAAACCGCCAAGAAAAAAGACCAGCCGTTCTACCAGGGTATCATCAAATCATTACAGTTTTTCACCGAAACCATGCTGCCGGTGACCCTGGGCCGGTTTGCCGCGTTGATGAACACCAGCAGCGCGGCGGTCGACATCGAGGAAACCATGTTCCCGTCATGA
- a CDS encoding sigma-54 interaction domain-containing protein — translation MGSSKAASGLLNMNQINFLSVLDHLDDGVMIADINGIIQYYNQAQARIDGISPEKAMGLKVTEIYELSNRTSMIMQCARHQQAIKNRIFFYKTVSGKVANTITSVYPLFDHKTITGVICFVKDYEQLRRSMPVPSASECRSTLGNGTQYTFDDLIGSSPDFIRVKETAQKAAASPSPIMIQGETGTGKELFAQSIHNFSPRHKEKYVAVNCAAIPQYLMEGMLFGTTRGAFTGALDKPGLFETAHKGTLFLDELLAMPMELQAKLLRAIQEKQVRRLGSVKEIPVDVKIISSVSRDPRVAIRENRLRTDLYYRLGVVMVKLPPLRERLDSIRELTIHFIKKYNQRLGTHVQGISREVRELFQVYQWPGNIRELEHLIEGAMNLAGQEKILGIDPFTPGLDTLEPMAPPAPRIPPEDRPPTDKKGLAEPIISRVSDLPDPSRPLAQIQADQERTAVTNALAACRGNVTQAARHLGISRQLFHYKIKKYQLCRADFMSRI, via the coding sequence ATGGGGAGTTCCAAGGCAGCATCCGGACTGCTGAACATGAACCAGATCAATTTTTTGTCCGTGCTGGATCATCTGGATGACGGGGTAATGATTGCCGATATCAACGGGATCATTCAGTACTACAACCAGGCTCAGGCCAGAATCGACGGCATTTCTCCTGAAAAAGCCATGGGCCTTAAAGTGACCGAAATCTATGAGTTGAGCAACCGCACCAGCATGATCATGCAATGCGCCCGGCATCAACAGGCCATCAAAAATCGGATTTTTTTCTACAAAACCGTGTCCGGGAAAGTTGCCAACACCATCACTTCAGTCTATCCGCTGTTCGATCATAAAACCATTACCGGCGTCATCTGCTTTGTCAAGGACTACGAGCAGCTGCGCCGATCCATGCCGGTGCCTTCTGCATCCGAATGCCGGTCCACACTGGGAAACGGGACCCAATACACCTTTGATGACCTGATCGGCTCCAGCCCGGATTTCATCCGGGTCAAGGAAACCGCCCAGAAAGCGGCCGCATCCCCTTCCCCCATCATGATTCAGGGAGAAACCGGTACCGGTAAGGAGCTGTTCGCTCAATCCATCCACAATTTCAGCCCCAGGCACAAGGAAAAATATGTGGCGGTCAACTGTGCGGCCATCCCCCAGTATCTGATGGAAGGCATGCTGTTCGGCACCACCCGGGGCGCGTTCACCGGGGCTCTGGACAAGCCCGGATTGTTTGAAACCGCCCACAAAGGCACCTTGTTTCTGGATGAACTGCTGGCCATGCCTATGGAACTGCAGGCCAAACTGCTCCGGGCAATCCAGGAAAAACAGGTCCGCCGCCTGGGATCGGTCAAGGAAATTCCGGTGGATGTAAAAATCATCAGTTCAGTGAGTCGGGATCCCCGGGTCGCCATCCGGGAAAACCGGCTGCGTACGGACCTGTATTACCGGCTTGGCGTTGTGATGGTCAAGCTGCCCCCGTTGCGGGAGCGGCTGGACAGTATCAGAGAACTGACCATTCATTTCATTAAAAAATACAACCAGCGCCTGGGTACCCATGTCCAGGGGATTTCCCGGGAAGTCCGGGAATTGTTTCAGGTCTATCAATGGCCGGGCAATATCCGGGAACTGGAACATCTCATTGAAGGGGCCATGAATCTGGCCGGACAGGAGAAAATTCTGGGTATCGATCCGTTCACCCCGGGACTGGACACCCTGGAACCCATGGCACCTCCGGCACCCCGAATCCCGCCCGAAGATCGGCCACCGACGGATAAAAAAGGACTTGCTGAACCCATCATCTCCCGGGTTTCCGATTTGCCGGACCCCTCCCGGCCCCTGGCCCAGATCCAGGCAGACCAGGAACGAACCGCTGTGACAAACGCCCTGGCTGCCTGCCGGGGCAATGTGACCCAGGCGGCCAGACACTTAGGCATATCCAGACAGCTGTTCCATTATAAAATAAAAAAATATCAGCTTTGCCGGGCTGATTTTATGTCGCGAATATGA